The Montipora foliosa isolate CH-2021 chromosome 10, ASM3666993v2, whole genome shotgun sequence genomic sequence GTTAATTGGTTGTTTAAAAGTATTCGCGGCGGCATTTCGTGTATAagtatatatatacgaattttAATTAACTCCTTTCTGACAGAAGCTTAAATAACGCACTTGGAATTCATAGAATTGTCGTGTTATCTttttaataaggaaaaaaaagcaaagtcaGACTTAAGCTCCAGTTTAAGTTATTGAAAGCACGCGTTGTGGCTTTTTGGTAAAGCgttgctttttcttccatttgatagtTTGAATGGGAGCCGCTTCCACAAAGATCATGCCACTTTTTGAAGTAACACCTCTTGGTTGGAAGACGCGTTCTTAGAAGTTTCCTTGATCACAAGGCTTCAGAAGATTTTCATTAATCACTGAGATTATTACAGCAAACACAGTGAATGActaaggcccaaatttggtggaagatacTGCGGGTTTACTcagaaaatacaaaatttaattttggcctcgaatttattgtacgggtcgaacATTTTATTCTATGCAAGAGTTGTCATAACACAAGAGTtatctattcgcatgcagtagattcataacacaaaggaaatgattgcatGTATATGCTATCttaaattcgagatgaaataaaactttcctttgtttttgagtaATTCCACCTCTATGGCATTGTTTCCTTTGCCTGCATCAGTGCTtttgattgtttcaataacaatggaattaattGGGCTGAagtgacagtttgcccatgcgtAGAGACGTGAAACTCTCACTTTAACCCACCTTTGGAACGTCAATGGCGACTTCTCGCATAGCACTGGGCCGCACTTGTGTGAAAGCGGCCATGATGTCTTCACGAGTAACCAAAAGGCGCTCTTTCAAGCTCTCTTGCCCAGCAACATCAGCAGGAGGTGCTGTAACCTTGCTCTCTCTTAAGCAGCGTTTGAAAGACAGGAGTCCTGCTTCTTTACACACAGCGGCAAGATCTGCTCCCACATAGCCATGCGCGATATCAGCAAAGCTTTAATAGCAAGGAAAGGGTTAACTCATTTTTTCACAAGGACCTTTCTATAGCCCAAATTTCAAAAAACTGAGAGTATCTTACGAACCCTTAATTttggttattatttttttaaagtagaTGTAGCCTAAATAATGACAAAATAAAGGTAAAACTAGTGGATGAATCATTCAAAAATATGTGACAAGCAGATACCACATCACAGCAAACAATAATCAATATGATAGCTTTCCTGGTTATGTCAGTATTGAATTACAAGTGTTGAACTATAAAATTTCTCAAGAACGTCTTAGGCTTAGATCACCTAAACGAATGAGAAACTTCCTCCACGGATAATAACCAGGCGTTCACAACAAAAAAGATTGGACATCCGCCATTTtattcaaatgctcagacgagGGGAACCTGGAACGAgcgctttaattggccagacgtagcaaagcTTCTTgagcttatgctgcgtttcgtttccacacgacgcaagcgaacgcatgCAAGcataaaggcccgtgcaaacgctcgcaacattgttggccaacaagacgcaacattgttgggcccaacatgttgcgagcgtttgcacacatgttgtgtgttgttgcgtgttgttgcgacttgttggatgaagtttgaaactggtcaaacttcatccaacaagtcgcaacaacacgcaacaacacacaacatgtgtgcaaacgctcgcaacatgttgggcccaacaatgttgcgagcgtttgcacgggccttaagtgcaaacacaagaaaaaggaaaaatcttgatCCTTACGCTTGCATCAAGCCCGTTTTCACgctgaaataagcgctcttattcTTGCGTTTGTGCTTGCGTCACTAGTGAATACCAGGCTTTAAAGATTGATTTTCGCGCGAAATCAGACCTTTCCAGCACATCACAGGTTTTGTATAAGAGATTATTACCCATAGGATTGAGAgtggtcactcgtgcaagcgAAATCgtatttaaacacgaagacgcactatataAAAAGGGGCGCTTCACGtactgcttttgttcgaattcattcaattCACGACtgattaagtaatggtccggctaagaagcaggcagcccagcggcaaaagtacttagaagctgctgctccaatcgaggcatctgattggctaatatcggaaaatgtcgaaaaaagatgagaaaaaaatgaaaaaaaagccttttttggatttcttcttccccatgcccttgatctctgtctctcggccaaatttgggcattgttctatgcgccattcgccaatcggcaaatggcgcatagaatcttgacgatatttacaaacatagtttttgaaggcataatgatttgttctacgaaacagaatctaattttttagacggcaagtcgattacatttttcattgaaattcaaatttcgcgcttttagctgcttacaccaatgggaatagccgaacttaatttgattaaaaatgttggcacattttaactaaccgacgctattgccgcgggctattgtttttctgcctgcttcttagccggaccattacttaatcatccaagatggtgatcaacaaacagcaacataGAGACGAaagccctaaaagatatttctagcgcgaaaaaaaaaaaaagaacgacagataacattttatgacatacaggaggttttcacgtgacgtcatcaccgtcacgttggtggacaaaaacaaaagatctttcatttgcttcttttgttcgtccaccagaagtcgtacatttctctatggTTATTGGtatctctagaggttggttgaaaacgtcctattacggacacattgccataagTGGGTTTTTTTACTGAACAAACTATCAAAGAGCTCCCGGCTGCGTCCATgtttgattgataaatcatggGCATGTACCTAAGACACCACGctttttatagtgcgtcttcgtgtttaacaactaaaaatagcttgatctgtgaaaacgccgttacataGACatagtattggagttgtagcCTCCTGATTATGGTCTCCTTGTAAGTTGTTCCTTTTTATCCAGTTCTTAaagaggttttcaattgagtgttgaaagtaattagcgaattgctttggctttgcattatttcactcagtgattggttcaaagttctcgcgccacttttttaaccaatcagaagtaaaaccaaaaccaatcgtggctcgcgcgtgcacattttcccgcgctttgtgtcggctacgtgtaaatacttcgagttttgattggtttactggattgtctccgtccttattgattggtcaaagtaattactttggttttggttttaggaTACTCAATTGAATCTCGCTGTATGCCATTATTACCTTCTGAAGTCCTCTGTTGTGAGACCATGTGGCACAGTTCTGAGAAGTGTTCTCAGAATATCTTCACGATCACGCGCATTTGGAATTCCAATCTCAATTTCTCGGTCCAGTCTCCCTGGTCTGCGCAGGGCTGGGTCCAAGGCATCAGGGCGATTGGTAGCTGCCAACACAAGCACGTGACCAGAAGAGGAATTCTGTGAAATAAAACGGGTGAGATGTTATAACGTAAAGTacagtaaagtaaccatatttgacgtcgataactcgtaacagtaatgaATTccactgacaaacctgaggtcgacggtacgctcattttacttccccctctccgtcagtgctccgttttttggccaaaaaaaagtcatttttatttatctttgatttcaaatctatgttaactaaacactaaggaTGCAATACGCGTGTACGCGGCTAAATAGgccaattttgatatattaaaattctgtcgaaaacaaaaggcatcatctcgaggctctggggaataaactcatacaaatccttacatttattcgccagagcctcgagatgatgtcttttgtttaggactgaattttaatataccgaaattggtctattaataTGCCGCGCgggaattttttaaacaagtgttttgcatatataataagccgCGTTTACGGGCTGAAATTATAAGGTACTGACTCAGTGATGTTatttttccctagatccaaccctctgatattcaatcagtcagtttggaacgcaagcaatggcggaccgtgacatccaaaacttacattcaaagtaaacagcctttggataaaaatcaatgCTCAAAATCtagccagtcaagtgttaagcaatcacactttcagtatatgaagaaaaaaggaagtggtttttaaGGGTATTAAAAGCTAGTTAAGCTACAAAGAAAGGAGAAATgccgaaacaaggatgtgaaatacgggaatcgaactcgggaTCTTTTGCACCAAGGACGCGCACTGACCGACTGAGCAATCCTTGCTTCAACACGGATAAAATTTCAAACGTAATTCAGTGAGGTACACTTGGTTTAAAAGTCGCTGTAGTACAGTTCGGAAGTACAATAATactaataaagtattctcgtttgtctcacaatgtggtcacttgtgatgtagatcgacTGGTTACTCGTCACCTTTTAGGCAGGATGCTCCgatgtgattggttggttttcagtagctgtgattggtgcatttcgatcctcgctgtttcgCTGTGTTGTTCCTTCGGCGGTCCGCTGTCGTGCTTCCGGAATTTCTCTTCCACTATCCCGGTTAATGTTGTTAGGGTTaagtcttatgtgaatcgcctctttgaccctgcgtgtgtaccaatgaggatcacgatcaaataactttacttcgttccaaagcggGTTGTAGTATGCagtagcagtatgcagtcgaaaggtcgcgatctacatcacaagtgaccacatcgtgagacaaacgagaacaatttattattattgtacgaCAGTACGAAAGTACTTTTTAAGATAATCTGAAGGCTTACAGCCCCATTTTCTTGATTGAACTCAACACTGAATTCAAAACTCTTTGCGCTCTTCTTATCCCTCCAACCCCTAAacaactttcttttttcttccagtCTTCTCGCACTCCTCTAATTTTTCCACAAACCCACTAATGCCCTCTTATAATCTCTCTTTATCAATAATACccctttcaattttttttctggaatttCGTTAACACTTTTCTCCCTTATCATTAAGCTGTCATCCTTGCTGTTATGAATGCAATtcttagcaattgcgtagagaaacctgaaatATTCACGAtttcaacgaggtttgaacccgtgacttcgcgatgccggtgcgacgcacTAAcaaactaagctatgaagccactgacgttgggagctggtcatttcggTTCAAATGTTGCcttgatgaatgaatcaacgaacgaaatgatatatgaagtggATCATTACATTGAACTTCAGAtacgaaatcaagtgaggctttgatcctcgcagttatatgAACGCAATTCTTAGCAAGCGCTTTATTCCTTAACCTCGTCATTTCTATCTCCAAAATATCTCACTCACAGCTGTTTTAGCACCATCCATAAGTGTCAACAGAGTAGCCACAACTctcttctcaaactcatttTGCACCTTGTCTCTTTTGGGACACAAAGCATCCAGTTCATCGATGAACACTATACTTGGAGCTCTTTCATGAGCCTCGTGAAAGATGTCCCTCAAACGAGCCTCAGTCTCACCAAAGTACCTAGCAAGACAATAGGATATAACATCTCTCACTGTATACGATTGGCCAATTAAGCAGGCAAATTCAAATATAAGGCCCACTAAATTCAAAAAGTCGATCACAGCTTATCTTATTATCATCCTTTTCTATCAAGCACTTATGTCCCGAAATGCATCTAATTAGACGCATGCCCTATTTTGACCCATGTCCAATATACACCAACTGGAGCAACTAgtgaatacagggccacttcgGAAGCAGTATTACTAAAGTGGCTCCGTGGCTCCACAGTCGTGTTAGCGTTTAAAAGAACGAGGAAGGTGTGTTTTTCACTGGCTCCGCGGCTCCACAGTCGTCCTAACTGCGGAGCCACGGCGCCACTGCAGCTAAATCCCTTCAAAAATGGCCATGTATATTGTAGTTTTGCCCTCAAACTGATACAGTCCGTCAAACGATCAATACGGGCTGAACGGATCATGAAAATCTTACGTTCCGATGGATCGTATTAAACCGGTCGACGGTCCGTTCGGTTTGAACAGGCCGTAAAGTAGGGATTCGGTACTAACAATAAGGAGCACCATTTGGGAGTAATGTATGTTACCACCTCTTGCAAACTCATACCCTACATtgaactagaaaaaaaaaacaaggagcTTTATCTTACATTTCAGTTACTCATTGAAGTACCATATACAGGTTTTAGGATGGAATACCCTGCTTTAAAAGTTTCAAAGTACAAAACTCTCTCGCCATTGTTTGCTAATGCAAGTGCAATATCCACTCAGCCCAGACAAGGGCAACATATTGCAACATAACGTCTAGTCGCTGTTTCAAGTTACTATTGCTTTTTTAACAAAATGGTTTATAATATTTCTTTGAGTGTAAAGCCACACAAACCTGCTTAGAACGTCTGGACCATTGATACATATAAAGTAGGCACCAGACTCACTTGCCACGGCTTGTGCAATCAATGTTTTCCCTGTTCCTGGTGGTCCATAAAGCAAAACACCCCGTGGCAGCGGAATACCTGTGGAATTAAGTTTCCGCCACAGATTTATTAAGTGGTACTacgatcaaaaaatcacttcctttttttcttcagatttttaaagtgtGTTTGGTTAAgacctgcctggcaaaattttgattgAGCTTCGATTTTtacccaaaggctgtttactttgagtgaaaGTTTGGTATTTCACGGTTCGCCATTAGTCACGTTctaaactgaccgactggacctaaGAGGGTTGGATCTGGGCAAAAATTAAGACGTCATTCACTCATTAGCTTaagtatgcaaaacacgagtttaaaaatctgaaagcctgaaattcccgtgctgcatattaattcggtcgcatacacacgcattgcactcttaaactagcgagtctttgacgtcattttctcctcgatcgacaatgcttatgcaaaatttgggcagataaacaaagagcattatggtattttctaaAGTCGCCTatagcggaccattaaataggaaaattccagttaaaataagcaagtgtctttttgaaagtaagccttaaaacttgggtcacctAGTGTTTAGTTAGTGTTAAGTGTTAGTCTTAAAATCCAAAGGGAAAAAAGTGGATTTTTtaatcatagtaccactttattCAACAAATTTTATGGCTTCTGTAAGTTTTATGCTTTTTCAGCAATAAGCCAAATGCAACAGTAAATTGTgatttctataataatttgtaacTACGAACTGATTGGCCCATTTATATCAAGAAATGCACCtaaaggccatttccgagttcatatctgcctcctcGTCAAAGTGAgtttaagtgcaaagttttcgTTATGAAAATCAGCTTTCATTCATATTTAAGTAGAACTAAtaaccatcacaaaaacttcgcacttagactcactttgaagaagaggctgacatgaacttggaaatggcttTAGTTATTAGATGCCCGCTTATTTTAACATCCAATATGAAGGTACACTTAGTGACGCTTGGTGAAATCCATGTGCATCTAATTCtgggcatttctggacatatctgtctggaatttataaaaaaaaagatagatcTTTGAAAATTTTGTTATGACATCCACTAATGAAGGAAATAAATGATCCTTGCactcatctggacaatttaagcaattgccgcTTTTTttggacacctgaaaaattaaagtggctctgggatttgaacccatgacctctgcaacaccagtgcaatgctctaacaagtgagctatgaagccactcagttgggagcaggtaaATTTGCTGGGCTCATgtgttacaataattattatccaaTCAGACCTAGTACCTTACCATAACTTGTAAACATGTCTGGGTGTTTCAAGGGAAGCTCTATCATTTCACGGACCAATTTGACTTGTTCCTCAAGCCCTCCAATCAAATCAAAAGTCACTTTTCTCCTTGACACATTCTTACTCTGTTTTGTTCCTTGTGCATGAATGATCAACTGAGTCTCTTCCGGTGATATGTAGAATAACACTGTTGTGCTACTGCTTTTATTCTGATACCACAAGCCCAAACAGTTTTGTGATTGATACTCTGCGCTCAGCTGAATGGCACAGTTATGTTGAGTTCTGTTTATTTTCTGTCCCGGAATTGGCTCCTTAGTTGTGCCATTACTGAGTTCATTGTCATCCTTGCTAATATGTGAAACATATGACAGGATTTTGTTGCCACTTAAATCGACATCATTCCCACAGATCTGAACAGAGTTTGTTGAACCAGATGCACTGTCAAGTTCTAAAGCTGCCAAACTGTTCGAGAGCTCAGTTGTAGTGCTGTCATCAGTCGATACCTTATCCTCTTCTGAGGATGCTAATTCAGGAGTTAAATGATCGGATCCCTTTACTGAAGTGACCAGAAGTTGCCGTGATTTACCAAGGAAATTAACTTCTACTTTGTGCATTGGAAAAACAAATTGGTTTCctgtaaaaaaaagttttttcttcataaccagcaataattattaatgttctGATAAATGAGGCATTGCTTATCTATACtgtgagcagtctctcttttgctctaaaatcatTGAAACGAACACGTACGTTTAACTTTCAAAATTGCCGAAGCTGCGGGTCGCTTATCACGATTTCTCCCTCGTGACTAGTAAAAACTGGGGAcataaagctcaccgtcagtgtaACTGATTTATTAGTGCTCAAAGGTTTTACAAAGCATGGTGAAATGCACTTGTGTAAAAGTAGTCATTAAACTCATTGACACAAATGAGCATGGGGAAGGCGCCCGAGAAGTCAAGTCAAGAGTGCCTGGTCTCAAAACTGGTTGCAGGGTGTGAGTGCCCTCCACCCAGGCACTGTCAAACTGCTAACCAGGGGTCGGAAACTAAATATACATGGGGCAGGGAGGGTAGCAAAAACTTACAAAGGCGAAATTACGCAACTTAACAAGAGTGAAAAGCGCTGATGAGAGAGCCATAAAAACCTGTACGCCCTTGCGAGGGTGAAACAACACCAACCCTGATATACTGAATGGGACGCCACTGGCCCACACCGTCTTGAGTTTAAATGAAGTTAAATGCAGTTTAACTGAGtcaacaactaggagcgactgcagtcAATTGTTGCCGgtggttttgttatatttgtgcaTGCATTGGATTCCTTAGTGTTGTACAGCTTATTCATCGGTGTGGTGGGAAGGTGCTTTTTGTGTGGAACGTTtagccccccctccccccttcctctactttccactgtttatcagtgtgacaGGTGCATGTCTCCTCCagggcgtgggggctcatggctagtttgtcaggttttgccagccatgggagcggtctccatcttggagctggctgctaATGGTGGAAGCTGCAGGATGTCTCAGGCACCAGACCTCCACTTAGCGACGCAGTTGTTAACTTAGCATAATTGCATTTAACCACATGATACTATATTAAGCTgccaaaaacttgaaaacaaaaaaagcaaaattttaagTAATGGACAAGAGATGAGTGACAGCATTACAAAACAGCCACGTACATGCAAAAACAATACTTACGCAATTCATGAAGACAATATGTTATAAACATCCTGTTCACTTCAAACTCAACGGTTTCActaacaagaaaaaaaggaattgaaacaaatttgttttCTGTTAATGCTTTGAATAAAGATTATTCTTAACATCAAATTAACATGGAAATTATTTGACAAATTCTTTTTTGCCAGGCAACAGCTACGACATTGGGTTGGAAGACTTGGGGATTTTCCCTTTGGAAAAACACCACAACCAGCTTTGCAACACCTTTTTTAGTAACATCCTTTGGGACCTGAATCACAAGATTAGATACTTGTTGCCTCCAACTTGCTGCTGCAATAATTACaatttaaagtgcatatgaaacaaacttttttattagcttggtcgaaagaactttcaaaatgatgaagaacagcatttattttattgtgagGCAACAGCTACGACATTGGGTTGGAAGACTTGGGGATTTTCCCTTTGGAAAAACACCACAACCAGCTTTGCAACACCTTTTTTAGTAACATCCTTTGGGACCTGAATCACAAGATTAGATACTTGTTGCCTCCAACTTGCTGCTGCAATAATTACaatttaaagtgcatatgaaacaaacttttttattagcttggtcgaaagaactttcaaaatgatgaagaacagcgtttattttattgtgacaGCTCTTTGGTTGCTGAggtattcaagattttgatttatgcaaattagacgacttgtgacgtcacatagtggacacaaaatgatgtaaaattacaaaaaatagaATATCTCTGAATAACTTTTCTGTATAGAGCTGAAACTTTTTACAGTTCTTATATTCATTACAAAGTCCATGATATGGCCCACTGTgatgtttccatggcaacgCAATGGGCTCCAGGCCCTCTCCATCCAAAGGAAGTCTGTTAGAATCTAAAGCAACTACATGTAAGAAGGCTTTTTTCATTTCGGGAAGGTGGAGAtctggtaacgagtatgttGCTACGGTGATGTCATAATCACTATCACAATGTGTCCTTTTGgtagcacatcaaccctgcaaAACTTTAACCATGCAGACTTAGTATTAGCAAAGATACATTgtattccatattttgtgatcttacataattttgtgtccactgtGTGACGTCACATTTCCTCTACTTTGCATacatcaaaatcttgaataacttggCAACCAAGAGTGCTATCAAAATAACGTAAACGctgttcttcatcattttgaaaccTCTTTCAAACAAGCTAATATGCATTTTAAGAAAAGAGTGCAATTTCCAAGTATCCAATttgaaaactacatgtaatcgGGCAAGGAAGTCCTTCATTCATGCCATGGCTGCGATGGTGCGATTGTATGATTATagacaaatttctgaaaaataTTGACTTCTTTTTAGAATTTTTCGCATTTTTTGATATTTCCAAACATGATCACATGTTTTAGAGTGTTGGTtgatattttcaaattattataGTATTCATACAGTGTAGACTATCACCACTATATTATTGTTTATCATAATTATGACTAGCTctgtgagcgggcaagatgaatcAAATCCCaggctgtgattggctacccgagtggGCAAGAAATAGAGCTAGCTATCTTGCACGCTTGGGATTTCTCACTTGGTCCCACAAGATCAAAGAttgttttttggtgttttatcccataataataaatccttttttgacCAAGCATGTTCAGTCTAGAttgctggatattggcctcgttctttttttgagtGGTCAATAACCCAGCAGGAGCAAAGTAATTAATTAAAccttctatctatctatccatccatccatctgTCCatctgtcaatcaatcaatcaatcaatcaatcaatcaatcgatctatctatccatctatctacctacctacctacatgtacctacctacctacctacctacctatctACCTAtctacctatctatctatctatctatctatctatctatctatctatctatctatctatctatctatctatctatctactaAAGTAGCTATCTCTCACCACAACTCAAGTTCCACTCTCAATGCATGTAGACAAAGCTCCTTTAATGGACTAATGATTATGATATCTGACACTTTTACCTGATAGATACAATAAGacaaaaatacattaaattattactattatcatgtATGGCTGAATCTTATGTTTACAGTGTGAGTCCTGGAATTGCATGTTAATGTTTGTCATTGTCAGTTTAAACTTGTAATCAAACTTGCATTACCTGAGCATTCAAAAGAGACAGACATGTCAACGCTGCACCTGGAAATGGAGGTGCAACTTGAGAAAAGTAGTAAATTCATCAGAACGTCCAGAAATGAATTCAAAGTAATTGGATGCGCGCAAATTTCAATAAGCAAAACAAAGCGTCCCCtcgctcttctccccaacttcaacattacTTATGTCTCAGAATACTGACAATTAACATCacagtgtcccccaaatgttactcctcaagtaaggataaacagctgcattgaCTCTAAGCTAAAAATActgctaacctttaccctttaAATTATTGGCCGAAGcgaaaaatacaataataccctttgtttgtccacccaaattttgaataagcattgcttttgttttctcttgggaccattgtaagtcgcaagagaaacaggaaacaatgtTTAGGCAAAATACGGGtcgacaaacaaagagtattatggtattttccacttCGGCCAACAtttagaaataggtagcaatgGTTAGACTTAGAGGGACACTTTGAGTTGGATGTtgaaattgggtgtgcatcaaattgcatgcatttctggacataactGAAATTTACACACGAGTTAAAGGCTGAAACCAATAAGATACTAACATCCTTGTTGAGAATATGTCCAAGTGTCATTACACTCTGCAATGAAGCTAGGTAAAACTAATTCAGTTCAATACGAAAAGCAGTTTAATGGTTATTTTacactttgtttcatttcaaGCAAAGACAAGGTCTCTTTTTTAGCCACTGAAAGTTGTCATTAGTCCAACATTAGAAACTAATCTGTTCAGCCATGGAAGGTTAAAAACAGTGATTTGTTACGTGAAATGTCACTAAAATAAGGtattattaactttttttaacACAACAATCAACAATT encodes the following:
- the LOC137973971 gene encoding ATPase family gene 2 protein homolog A-like isoform X3: MFITYCLHELRNQFVFPMHKVEVNFLGKSRQLLVTSVKGSDHLTPELASSEEDKVSTDDSTTTELSNSLAALELDSASGSTNSVQICGNDVDLSGNKILSYVSHISKDDNELSNGTTKEPIPGQKINRTQHNCAIQLSAEYQSQNCLGLWYQNKSSSTTVLFYISPEETQLIIHAQGTKQSKNVSRRKVTFDLIGGLEEQVKLVREMIELPLKHPDMFTSYGIPLPRGVLLYGPPGTGKTLIAQAVASESGAYFICINGPDVLSRYFGETEARLRDIFHEAHERAPSIVFIDELDALCPKRDKVQNEFEKRVVATLLTLMDGAKTANSSSGHVLVLAATNRPDALDPALRRPGRLDREIEIGIPNARDREDILRTLLRTVPHGLTTEDFRSFADIAHGYVGADLAAVCKEAGLLSFKRCLRESKVTAPPADVAGQESLKERLLVTREDIMAAFTQVRPSAMREVAIDVPKVRWEDIGGNAVIKKKLKQAVEWPLKHPQAFQRLGIRPPKGILMYGPPGCSKTLIARALATESGLNFLAVKGPELFSKWVGESERAVRQVFQKARAAAPSIIFFDEIDALATRRGGSGDDGASTVSDRVLTQLLTELDGVETLKDVVMVAATNRPDMIDKALLRPGRIDRILYVPLPDWEARKEIFKIHLSNTPVGDDVVIEELAERTEMFSGAEISALCREAALAALEENIESTEVFRRHFHAAFVAVKPRTSSNLIELYRKYQNESGIHSI
- the LOC137973971 gene encoding ATPase family gene 2 protein homolog A-like isoform X1 → MSGKKKQDHWQLCESCGRQLYFRHLSDHRVLCEADRLTDPINHAFIHDGSLHAVALERNNNMMPDGKLPLSSRNDVILLNINTMRECNMSIGKRILVTSAEKSNKIVCIAWPASGVPPEGAALTCLSLLNAQVKVSDIIIISPLKELCLHALRVELELCETVEFEVNRMFITYCLHELRNQFVFPMHKVEVNFLGKSRQLLVTSVKGSDHLTPELASSEEDKVSTDDSTTTELSNSLAALELDSASGSTNSVQICGNDVDLSGNKILSYVSHISKDDNELSNGTTKEPIPGQKINRTQHNCAIQLSAEYQSQNCLGLWYQNKSSSTTVLFYISPEETQLIIHAQGTKQSKNVSRRKVTFDLIGGLEEQVKLVREMIELPLKHPDMFTSYGIPLPRGVLLYGPPGTGKTLIAQAVASESGAYFICINGPDVLSRYFGETEARLRDIFHEAHERAPSIVFIDELDALCPKRDKVQNEFEKRVVATLLTLMDGAKTANSSSGHVLVLAATNRPDALDPALRRPGRLDREIEIGIPNARDREDILRTLLRTVPHGLTTEDFRSFADIAHGYVGADLAAVCKEAGLLSFKRCLRESKVTAPPADVAGQESLKERLLVTREDIMAAFTQVRPSAMREVAIDVPKVRWEDIGGNAVIKKKLKQAVEWPLKHPQAFQRLGIRPPKGILMYGPPGCSKTLIARALATESGLNFLAVKGPELFSKWVGESERAVRQVFQKARAAAPSIIFFDEIDALATRRGGSGDDGASTVSDRVLTQLLTELDGVETLKDVVMVAATNRPDMIDKALLRPGRIDRILYVPLPDWEARKEIFKIHLSNTPVGDDVVIEELAERTEMFSGAEISALCREAALAALEENIESTEVFRRHFHAAFVAVKPRTSSNLIELYRKYQNESGIHSI
- the LOC137973971 gene encoding ATPase family gene 2 protein homolog A-like isoform X2, with the protein product MLSETVEFEVNRMFITYCLHELRNQFVFPMHKVEVNFLGKSRQLLVTSVKGSDHLTPELASSEEDKVSTDDSTTTELSNSLAALELDSASGSTNSVQICGNDVDLSGNKILSYVSHISKDDNELSNGTTKEPIPGQKINRTQHNCAIQLSAEYQSQNCLGLWYQNKSSSTTVLFYISPEETQLIIHAQGTKQSKNVSRRKVTFDLIGGLEEQVKLVREMIELPLKHPDMFTSYGIPLPRGVLLYGPPGTGKTLIAQAVASESGAYFICINGPDVLSRYFGETEARLRDIFHEAHERAPSIVFIDELDALCPKRDKVQNEFEKRVVATLLTLMDGAKTANSSSGHVLVLAATNRPDALDPALRRPGRLDREIEIGIPNARDREDILRTLLRTVPHGLTTEDFRSFADIAHGYVGADLAAVCKEAGLLSFKRCLRESKVTAPPADVAGQESLKERLLVTREDIMAAFTQVRPSAMREVAIDVPKVRWEDIGGNAVIKKKLKQAVEWPLKHPQAFQRLGIRPPKGILMYGPPGCSKTLIARALATESGLNFLAVKGPELFSKWVGESERAVRQVFQKARAAAPSIIFFDEIDALATRRGGSGDDGASTVSDRVLTQLLTELDGVETLKDVVMVAATNRPDMIDKALLRPGRIDRILYVPLPDWEARKEIFKIHLSNTPVGDDVVIEELAERTEMFSGAEISALCREAALAALEENIESTEVFRRHFHAAFVAVKPRTSSNLIELYRKYQNESGIHSI